GCGTTGGCTCCGTCGTTCTCCGGCTCCCTGCGAAACATCAGGCAGAGGCCAAAAACATTCATCATGGCTGGGAACAATCCCCAAAACGCAAGAGTAGAGCTTGCCAGCAAGGCCGTACTGACTAGGGGCGATACGATCTGTGTGAAGGATTGAAGCGCCTGCGTGACACCAATGACGCCACCACGTTCTTGTGGCGGTACGTCGCCCGCAATCGCACTCAGCAGGACCGGCCGCAGAACGCCGCTACCAAAGCTACTGAGGGCGCCTGCAAGCAATATCCACCAGGGATTATGGACCAAGCAAAGCACACCATAACCGACGAAGCTGGTGACGAACCCTGCCATCGCAGTTCGGCGCGCGCCCAACGTCTCGGTCATCTTTCCGATGCAAAATAGTTGCGTGATGATCCCGACGAGGCCGAAGTAAGCGAAGGCGTATCCGACTTGGCGGGCATTCATTGGATTGCCGGCCACACGGAACCGGCGTTCGGCAAATAACGCGAAGCCGGCGATATAGGCCGCAAACGAGATGTAGTACAGAAAGATGCGCAGAAAGTTTGCCTGCAGAGAGGATTTACGAAAGTACGTGATCGCAGCACTCAGGAAAGAGGGTGGCTGCTGTTCAGGCTGCTTCTTCCAAGAGCCTTCCTGCGGAAGCAGGAATGCCGTCGCTATGATGCTGAGAAGAGACAACAGGGCAGCGAGCAAAATGGGAGGGCGACAGC
This Granulicella sibirica DNA region includes the following protein-coding sequences:
- a CDS encoding MFS transporter, translated to MDSRLAAIFLIVLIDVLGLTIILPLLPFYSEHFGAGAKTVGLLVAVYGACQLVSGPILGRWSDRYGRKPILLLSQMGTCAGFLVLAFAPSLKWIFLARIIDGVTAGNISIAQAYISDIATPQERPKALGKISVAFGVGFFIGPALTAVLYRFGCRPPILLAALLSLLSIIATAFLLPQEGSWKKQPEQQPPSFLSAAITYFRKSSLQANFLRIFLYYISFAAYIAGFALFAERRFRVAGNPMNARQVGYAFAYFGLVGIITQLFCIGKMTETLGARRTAMAGFVTSFVGYGVLCLVHNPWWILLAGALSSFGSGVLRPVLLSAIAGDVPPQERGGVIGVTQALQSFTQIVSPLVSTALLASSTLAFWGLFPAMMNVFGLCLMFRREPENDGANA